Proteins encoded together in one Planctomyces sp. SH-PL14 window:
- a CDS encoding response regulator transcription factor, with amino-acid sequence MSQDTGSQSDGRPRRIVIVDDHELLRLGIAHLIRSRAGWELCGEAAESLEALQMVRDVVPDLAIIDLRLARGDGLELIKRIRDAVPACRMLVLSMQEEDLFAERALRAGAHGFVSKQEPVPVLLEAIERVLEGRISLSPRMTDRILAARSGGPVAAKSPLELLSDREMEVFERLGRGMTAKEIARELHLSIKTIEYHRQNIKEKLQLSGSSAVVRQATAHVLGQSDVAESR; translated from the coding sequence ATGAGTCAGGACACCGGTTCTCAGTCCGATGGTCGTCCCCGCCGGATCGTCATTGTCGACGATCACGAACTGCTGCGGCTGGGGATCGCGCACCTGATCCGGAGCCGGGCCGGATGGGAGCTGTGCGGCGAGGCGGCCGAGAGCCTCGAGGCGCTTCAGATGGTCCGCGACGTCGTTCCGGACCTGGCGATCATCGACCTCCGGCTGGCCCGCGGCGACGGTCTGGAGCTGATCAAACGGATCCGCGACGCCGTTCCCGCGTGCCGGATGCTCGTGCTGTCGATGCAGGAGGAGGACCTGTTCGCCGAGCGGGCCCTGCGGGCGGGGGCACACGGGTTTGTGAGCAAGCAGGAGCCGGTGCCGGTGCTGCTGGAGGCGATCGAGAGGGTCCTGGAGGGGCGGATCTCCCTGAGTCCCCGCATGACCGACCGCATCCTGGCGGCCCGCTCCGGCGGTCCCGTCGCCGCGAAGTCGCCGCTGGAACTCCTCTCCGACCGGGAGATGGAGGTCTTCGAACGCCTCGGCCGGGGGATGACCGCCAAGGAGATCGCGCGGGAACTGCACCTGAGCATCAAGACGATCGAGTACCATCGTCAGAACATCAAGGAGAAGCTGCAGCTCTCCGGCAGCAGCGCCGTCGTGCGGCAGGCCACCGCCCACGTGCTCGGGCAGTCCGACGTCGCGGAATCGCGGTGA
- a CDS encoding response regulator, which yields MNSLTASAPFPGAGKERDPGAPSPWVFPPEREPRAARTPAAAAGPAQSHLPFALLCEEDPETRALCEEACLKAGFRVLSARNARDVIGHLSASRPRVLIVAHDLSYLSFASVAAIANEWLSPSAFLIATGNVLPCHLSRATGLPELRCLQRPVRRCDLLNALAWIVTQ from the coding sequence ATGAATTCATTGACCGCATCGGCCCCCTTCCCGGGAGCCGGAAAAGAGCGGGACCCGGGCGCTCCGTCCCCGTGGGTCTTCCCTCCGGAACGCGAGCCGCGGGCCGCGCGAACGCCCGCCGCCGCGGCGGGGCCGGCGCAGTCGCATCTTCCCTTTGCCCTCCTTTGCGAGGAGGATCCCGAGACCCGCGCCCTGTGCGAGGAAGCGTGCCTCAAGGCGGGCTTCCGCGTTCTCTCCGCCCGGAACGCGCGGGACGTGATCGGCCATCTCAGCGCCAGTCGGCCGCGCGTCCTGATCGTGGCGCACGACCTCTCGTACCTGTCGTTCGCCTCCGTGGCGGCGATCGCCAACGAGTGGCTCTCCCCCTCCGCGTTCCTGATCGCGACAGGCAACGTTCTCCCCTGCCATCTCTCCCGCGCCACGGGCCTCCCCGAACTCCGCTGCCTCCAGCGCCCGGTCCGCCGGTGCGATCTCCTCAACGCTCTCGCGTGGATCGTGACGCAGTGA
- a CDS encoding glycogen/starch/alpha-glucan phosphorylase: MAPRTSKSAPASTNRTPTTAGTAAEHASPYRDHLALDQVVPAEAATPRERFEALARTLRDAIAPNWLKTRALQDSANPKRVYYLSMEFLIGRTLVNNIINMRAESLAQEALAPAPETTWRELIEQEPDAGLGNGGLGRLAACYIDSLATLHIPAMGYGLRYDYGIFRQGIENGQQVEHPDPWLAHSDPWEVVRCGESVSVPIACSFELEHGVLRAVSGGSSRLMGTPYDRPVVGYGGETVNTLRLWKASAPDEFDFREFSGGDFVGAVVDQIVAESVTRVLYPDDSTNAGQALRFVQEYFLVCCSLGDIVARFRKQNKDWQQLPEKVAIQLNDTHPAIAVAELMRLLLDEAHLSWETAWDLTVRTLAYTNHTLLPEALEKWPVRFFERVCPRHLELIYEINRRFLDDVRARYPGDEGRIERMSLVEEGHGRLIRMAHLAIVGSHSVNGVARIHSELLRTRVVSDFAEMYPDRFNNKTNGVTPRRWIQQANPELARLLNATIGDTWLTDLSQLQGLAARADDPKFQEEFRAAKRGAKERFAEWVRTTTGQEVDPTTLFDCQIKRIHEYKRQLLNVLHIVVLYSQLRDNPDLAMPRRTFFFAGKAAPAYRLAKLIIKLINDVARAVDADPRTRDRIRVVFLPNYNVTLAERLIPAADVSEQISTAGYEASGTGNMKFMMNGALTIGTRDGATIEMAEQAGEENLFLFGLTAQQVAESRGWYDPRWHYENEPETRRALDLVFGNHFSPAEPGIYEPIREALLTHGDYFMHLADLTAYAEAHRRIGEVYADPREWTRRAILNVARSGLFSSDRAIAEYAADIWSAEPCLA, from the coding sequence ATGGCACCACGCACTTCCAAGAGCGCCCCGGCCTCGACGAACCGCACCCCGACGACGGCGGGCACGGCGGCGGAGCACGCCTCTCCCTATCGGGACCATCTGGCCCTGGACCAGGTGGTCCCGGCCGAGGCGGCGACGCCGCGGGAGCGGTTCGAGGCGCTCGCCCGGACGCTGCGGGACGCGATCGCGCCGAACTGGCTGAAGACCCGGGCACTGCAGGACTCGGCCAACCCGAAGCGGGTGTACTACCTGTCGATGGAGTTTCTCATCGGCCGGACACTGGTGAACAACATCATCAACATGCGGGCGGAATCCCTCGCGCAGGAGGCGCTCGCCCCCGCTCCCGAGACGACGTGGCGGGAGCTCATCGAGCAGGAGCCGGACGCGGGGCTCGGCAACGGCGGGCTGGGACGGCTCGCGGCGTGCTACATCGACTCCCTGGCGACGCTGCACATCCCGGCGATGGGCTACGGCCTGCGGTACGACTACGGCATCTTCCGGCAGGGGATCGAGAACGGTCAGCAGGTCGAGCATCCCGATCCGTGGCTGGCCCACTCCGATCCGTGGGAAGTGGTCCGCTGCGGGGAGTCGGTCTCCGTGCCGATCGCCTGCAGTTTCGAGCTGGAGCACGGCGTGCTCCGGGCCGTGTCGGGAGGGTCGTCGCGGCTGATGGGAACGCCCTATGACCGCCCGGTCGTGGGATACGGCGGCGAGACGGTCAACACGCTGCGGCTGTGGAAGGCGTCCGCTCCCGATGAGTTCGACTTCCGCGAGTTCAGCGGCGGGGACTTCGTGGGGGCGGTCGTGGACCAGATCGTCGCCGAGTCGGTGACCCGCGTTCTCTATCCGGACGATTCGACGAATGCCGGGCAGGCGCTCCGCTTCGTCCAGGAGTATTTCCTCGTGTGCTGCTCGCTCGGGGACATCGTCGCCCGGTTCCGGAAGCAGAACAAGGACTGGCAGCAGCTCCCCGAGAAGGTGGCGATCCAGCTCAACGACACGCACCCCGCGATCGCGGTGGCGGAGCTGATGCGGCTGCTCCTCGACGAAGCCCATCTCTCCTGGGAGACGGCGTGGGACCTCACGGTCCGGACGCTGGCCTATACGAACCATACGCTCCTGCCGGAGGCGCTCGAGAAGTGGCCGGTCCGGTTCTTCGAGCGGGTCTGCCCGCGGCACCTGGAGCTGATCTACGAGATCAACCGCCGCTTCCTCGACGACGTCCGGGCCCGCTATCCGGGGGACGAAGGGCGGATCGAGCGGATGAGCCTCGTGGAGGAGGGGCACGGGCGGCTCATCCGGATGGCGCATCTGGCGATCGTCGGCTCGCACAGCGTGAACGGCGTGGCCCGCATCCATTCGGAGCTGCTGCGGACGCGGGTCGTCTCGGACTTTGCCGAGATGTATCCCGATCGGTTCAACAACAAGACGAACGGCGTCACTCCCCGCCGGTGGATCCAGCAGGCGAACCCGGAGCTGGCGCGGCTTCTGAACGCGACGATCGGGGATACGTGGCTGACGGATCTCAGTCAGCTGCAGGGGCTGGCGGCCCGGGCGGACGACCCGAAGTTCCAGGAGGAGTTCCGCGCGGCGAAGCGGGGGGCCAAGGAGCGGTTTGCCGAGTGGGTCCGGACGACGACGGGGCAGGAGGTCGATCCGACGACGCTGTTCGACTGCCAGATCAAGCGGATCCACGAGTACAAGCGGCAGCTGCTGAATGTGCTGCATATCGTGGTGCTGTACTCGCAGTTGCGGGACAACCCGGACCTGGCGATGCCGCGGCGGACGTTCTTCTTTGCCGGCAAGGCGGCGCCGGCGTATCGGCTGGCGAAGCTGATCATCAAGCTGATCAACGACGTGGCCCGCGCGGTCGATGCCGATCCGCGGACGCGGGACCGGATCCGGGTGGTGTTCCTGCCAAACTACAACGTGACGCTGGCCGAGCGGCTGATTCCGGCGGCGGATGTCTCCGAGCAGATCTCGACCGCGGGGTACGAGGCGAGCGGGACGGGGAACATGAAGTTCATGATGAACGGGGCGCTGACGATCGGGACGCGGGACGGGGCGACGATCGAGATGGCGGAGCAGGCGGGTGAGGAAAACCTGTTTCTGTTCGGGCTGACGGCGCAGCAGGTGGCGGAGAGCCGGGGGTGGTATGACCCGCGGTGGCATTATGAGAACGAGCCCGAGACGCGGCGGGCGCTGGACCTGGTGTTTGGGAATCATTTCAGTCCGGCGGAGCCGGGGATTTACGAGCCGATCCGGGAGGCTCTACTGACGCATGGGGATTACTTCATGCACCTAGCGGATTTGACGGCTTATGCGGAGGCTCATCGGCGGATTGGGGAGGTGTATGCGGATCCGCGGGAGTGGACGCGTCGTGCGATTTTGAATGTAGCGCGGTCGGGTCTGTTTTCGAGTGATCGGGCGATTGCGGAGTATGCGGCGGACATCTGGAGTGCGGAGCCGTGTCTCGCGTAA
- a CDS encoding LOG family protein produces MKEPASSLGPVSLADEESVRRVLVDSVMNLWDVVNNLTRLRPTRHERYRVTIFGSARATESSFAYGEVRRIASALSEMGCDIITGGGPGLMRAANEGAAPKEGAAGTSGHSVGIRIDLPFEQEVNPFVKDAFTHRTFFTRLHQFVLMSDAYVVVPGGIGTVLELMLVWQLLQVKHVENAPLILVGKMWQGLVEWARTAFLQADHPLVNPEDLAIPICVDSADEAVAVLREYHARWAAANPSSPSPSPAPSSHS; encoded by the coding sequence ATGAAAGAGCCCGCGTCGTCCCTGGGTCCCGTCAGTCTGGCCGATGAGGAATCGGTCCGCCGCGTCCTCGTCGATTCCGTCATGAATCTGTGGGACGTCGTGAACAACCTGACTCGGCTCCGCCCCACGCGGCACGAGCGATACCGCGTCACGATCTTCGGCTCCGCCCGGGCGACCGAAAGCTCGTTCGCCTACGGCGAGGTCCGGCGGATCGCCTCCGCGCTCTCCGAGATGGGCTGCGACATCATCACCGGCGGCGGACCGGGCCTGATGCGGGCCGCCAACGAAGGGGCCGCGCCGAAGGAGGGGGCCGCGGGGACGAGCGGGCACTCGGTCGGGATCCGGATCGACCTTCCGTTCGAGCAGGAGGTCAATCCGTTCGTGAAGGACGCCTTCACGCACCGGACCTTCTTCACCCGGCTGCACCAGTTCGTCCTGATGTCGGACGCCTACGTCGTGGTCCCCGGGGGGATCGGCACCGTCCTCGAGCTGATGCTGGTCTGGCAGCTCCTTCAGGTGAAGCACGTCGAGAACGCCCCGCTGATTCTCGTCGGGAAGATGTGGCAGGGGCTCGTGGAGTGGGCCCGCACGGCGTTCCTGCAGGCGGACCATCCGCTCGTCAACCCGGAGGACCTGGCGATCCCGATCTGCGTCGACTCCGCGGACGAAGCGGTGGCGGTCCTCCGCGAGTACCACGCCCGCTGGGCCGCCGCGAATCCGTCGTCTCCCTCCCCGTCCCCGGCCCCTTCCTCGCACTCCTGA
- the glgX gene encoding glycogen debranching protein GlgX: MIHSGLPAPAEDQTRSAAPPTAPLPSAATAPSRPRPAAARGERSRTEGSSTPLGATPVEGGVNFSLYSRHATGVDLLLFDNVDDAEPSRVLPLDPVRNRTYYYWHLFVPDLQPGQLYGYRVHGPNDPDRGLRFDATRSLLDPYGRAVAISSQYDRRALTRPSGPAGPAMKNAVVDVAGYDWEGDQPLRNPSARRIIYEMHVRGFTRHPNSGVAEEQRGTYAGLIEKIPYLKELGITAVELLPVFAFDPQDSPPGRINYWGYAPIGFFAPHAAYASDPRPHGAIDEFRDMVKALHRAGIEVILDVVFNHTAEGNEGGPALGFRGIDNPTYYVLEDGDGGRRRYANYSGCGNTLNANHPVVRRLIVDALRYWVEVMHVDGFRFDLASILSRDESGRPIPNPPVLWDIESDPVLAGTVLLAEAWDAAGLYQVGSFVGDAWREWNGRFRDDVRDFVRGVGGAARRVADRLIGSPEIFRHEQREAEQSVNFVTCHDGFTLNDLVSYNAKDNAANGEENRDGSDDNRSWNCGVEGPSDDSAIERLRDRQAKNLLAITMLSLGMPMFTMGDEVRRTQGGNNNAYCQDNETSWFDWSLVETNADLLRFVRLLNARRGLRSTVHEEHRVSLTDMLDRADASWHGVRLHEPDWGDASRTLVLEARLKAQNFRILLVLNAYWEPLDFELPPLEAGEWLRWIDTGRPAPDDIVDPHAPLPAVAGATYRAEGRSAVLLVSAPPSPAGSS; encoded by the coding sequence ATGATCCACAGCGGCCTGCCGGCTCCTGCTGAGGACCAGACGCGTTCCGCCGCGCCGCCGACGGCTCCCCTGCCCTCGGCGGCGACCGCACCGTCGCGGCCACGGCCGGCCGCGGCCCGCGGCGAACGGAGCCGGACCGAGGGCTCCTCGACGCCGCTCGGCGCCACGCCCGTCGAGGGGGGAGTCAACTTCAGCCTCTACTCCCGGCACGCCACCGGCGTCGACCTGCTGCTGTTCGACAACGTCGACGACGCCGAGCCGTCGCGGGTCCTGCCGCTCGATCCGGTCCGCAACCGGACGTATTACTACTGGCACCTCTTCGTTCCCGATCTCCAGCCGGGGCAGCTCTACGGCTACCGGGTCCACGGGCCAAACGATCCGGATCGCGGCCTCCGCTTCGATGCGACCAGGTCCCTGCTCGACCCGTACGGCCGGGCGGTCGCGATCTCGTCCCAGTATGACCGCCGGGCTCTCACCCGGCCGTCGGGGCCGGCCGGCCCCGCGATGAAGAACGCGGTCGTCGATGTCGCGGGCTATGACTGGGAGGGGGACCAGCCGCTCCGGAATCCCTCCGCCCGGCGGATCATTTACGAGATGCATGTCCGGGGCTTCACCCGGCATCCGAACTCGGGCGTCGCGGAGGAGCAGCGCGGGACTTATGCGGGGCTGATCGAAAAAATCCCCTATCTCAAGGAGCTCGGCATCACGGCGGTCGAGCTGCTGCCGGTCTTCGCCTTCGATCCGCAGGACTCCCCGCCGGGACGGATCAACTACTGGGGCTACGCGCCGATCGGCTTCTTCGCGCCGCACGCGGCCTACGCGTCGGATCCGCGTCCCCACGGAGCGATCGACGAATTCCGGGACATGGTGAAGGCCCTGCACCGGGCCGGGATCGAGGTGATCCTCGACGTCGTCTTCAACCACACGGCGGAAGGGAACGAGGGTGGCCCCGCGCTCGGGTTCCGCGGGATCGACAATCCGACCTACTACGTCCTTGAGGATGGCGACGGGGGCAGACGGCGGTACGCCAACTACTCCGGCTGCGGCAACACGCTGAACGCGAACCACCCCGTCGTGCGGCGGCTGATCGTCGATGCCCTCCGCTACTGGGTCGAGGTGATGCATGTCGACGGGTTCCGGTTCGACCTGGCCTCGATCCTTTCGCGGGACGAGAGCGGCCGCCCGATCCCGAACCCGCCGGTCCTGTGGGACATCGAGTCCGATCCGGTCCTCGCCGGGACGGTCCTGCTGGCGGAAGCGTGGGACGCCGCCGGTCTGTACCAGGTCGGGAGCTTCGTGGGGGACGCCTGGCGGGAGTGGAACGGCCGCTTCCGCGACGACGTGCGAGACTTCGTCCGGGGGGTCGGCGGGGCGGCGCGGCGGGTGGCGGACCGGCTCATCGGCAGCCCGGAGATCTTCCGGCACGAGCAGCGGGAGGCGGAGCAGAGCGTCAACTTCGTCACCTGCCACGACGGGTTCACGCTGAACGACCTCGTCTCCTACAACGCCAAAGACAACGCCGCCAACGGAGAAGAGAACCGGGACGGGTCGGACGACAACCGGAGCTGGAACTGCGGCGTGGAGGGCCCCAGCGACGATTCGGCGATCGAGCGGCTCCGCGACCGGCAGGCGAAGAACCTCCTCGCGATCACGATGCTCTCGCTCGGCATGCCGATGTTCACGATGGGGGACGAGGTCCGCCGGACGCAGGGGGGAAACAACAACGCCTACTGCCAGGACAACGAGACGAGCTGGTTCGACTGGTCGCTCGTCGAAACGAACGCGGATCTGCTGCGGTTCGTGCGGCTGCTCAACGCGCGGCGGGGACTCCGGAGCACGGTTCACGAAGAGCACCGCGTCAGCCTGACGGACATGCTCGACCGGGCCGATGCCTCGTGGCATGGGGTCCGACTCCATGAGCCCGACTGGGGCGACGCCTCGCGGACGCTCGTTTTGGAGGCGCGGCTCAAGGCCCAGAACTTCCGCATCCTCCTGGTCCTGAACGCCTACTGGGAGCCTCTCGACTTCGAGCTGCCGCCGCTCGAGGCCGGGGAGTGGCTCCGCTGGATCGACACCGGCCGCCCCGCGCCGGACGACATCGTCGACCCGCACGCTCCCCTGCCCGCCGTGGCGGGGGCCACGTATCGCGCCGAAGGCCGTTCGGCGGTGCTGCTGGTTTCGGCTCCCCCGAGTCCGGCCGGCTCCTCCTGA
- a CDS encoding phosphoketolase, with product MATTGTLPRRDAAVSPPDHDGAPLSHAPLAAEDLRRLDAYWRASNYLSVGQIYLLGNPLLREPLKREHIKPRLLGHWGTSPGLNMLYVHLNRVIKRDDLNMIYIIGPGHGGPSLVAHAYLEGTYSEFYPNIGQDADGMKRLFKQFSFPGGIPSHVAPETPGSIHEGGELGYALSHAYGAAFDNKDLIVSCIVGDGEAETGPLATAWHGNKFLNPARDGAVLPILHLNGYKIANPCFLARIPKEELQKLFEGMGYKPYFVEGHEHESVHQQLAAALDAATREIRAIWKRARTDGDLSRPAWPMIVFRTPKGWTCPATIDGKKCEDYWRSHQVPMGEMDKPEHIRILEEWMKSYRPEELFDESGKFREEFASLAPEGERRMSDNPHANGGLLLRDLKMPDFHDYAVEVASPGATNAESTRVMGKFLKDVMQRNLPSENFRLFSPDESNSNRWQDVLDVTTRCYMAEIYPEDDKLSPDGRVMEVLSEHQCQGWLEGYLLTGRHGFFSCYEAFIHIIDSMFNQHAKWLKVCNHIPWRRPIASLNYLLSSHVWRQDHNGFSHQDPGFIDHVINKKAEVVRVYLPPDANTLLSVTDHCLRSRNYINVVVAGKQPAPQWLTMDQAVKHCTLGLGIWEFASSDKGCEPDVVMACCGDVPTLETLAAVDLLRRHLPDLKVRVVNVVNLMKLQHAGEHPHGLSDGDFDAIFTKDKPVIFAFHGYPWLIHRLTYRRTNHRNIHVRGYKEEGTTTTPFDMCVLNQIDRFHLVGDVIDRLPQLGARAAYFKQAIQEKLIEHKHYIAEHGDDMPAVSGWKWGDYAKGGAGDGQRGTSTEGDNV from the coding sequence ATGGCCACGACCGGAACGCTTCCACGCCGCGACGCGGCAGTCTCTCCCCCGGATCATGACGGAGCTCCTCTGTCGCACGCCCCGCTCGCGGCGGAAGACCTCCGGCGGCTCGACGCCTACTGGCGCGCCTCGAACTATCTCTCGGTCGGACAGATCTATCTGCTGGGGAACCCGCTCCTCCGCGAGCCGCTGAAGCGCGAGCACATCAAGCCCCGCCTGCTGGGCCACTGGGGGACCTCCCCCGGGCTCAACATGCTTTACGTCCACCTCAACCGGGTCATCAAACGGGATGACCTGAACATGATCTACATCATCGGCCCGGGGCACGGCGGGCCGTCGCTCGTGGCGCACGCCTACCTGGAAGGGACCTACAGCGAGTTCTATCCGAACATCGGCCAGGACGCGGACGGGATGAAGCGGCTGTTCAAGCAGTTCAGCTTCCCCGGCGGGATCCCGAGCCACGTCGCCCCCGAGACCCCCGGCAGCATCCACGAAGGGGGCGAGCTCGGTTACGCCCTGAGCCACGCCTACGGGGCCGCGTTCGACAACAAGGATCTGATCGTCTCCTGCATCGTCGGCGACGGTGAAGCGGAGACGGGACCACTCGCGACCGCGTGGCACGGCAACAAGTTCCTCAATCCGGCGCGGGACGGCGCCGTCCTGCCGATCCTGCACCTCAACGGGTACAAGATCGCCAACCCCTGCTTCCTGGCCCGCATCCCCAAGGAGGAGCTGCAGAAGCTGTTCGAGGGGATGGGCTACAAGCCCTACTTCGTCGAGGGACATGAGCACGAGTCGGTCCATCAGCAGCTCGCCGCGGCGCTCGATGCCGCGACCCGCGAGATCCGGGCGATCTGGAAGCGGGCCCGGACCGATGGCGACCTCTCCCGCCCCGCCTGGCCGATGATCGTCTTCCGGACCCCCAAGGGGTGGACCTGCCCGGCGACGATCGACGGCAAGAAGTGCGAGGACTACTGGCGGAGTCACCAGGTCCCGATGGGAGAGATGGACAAGCCGGAGCACATCCGGATCCTCGAAGAATGGATGAAGAGCTACCGACCCGAGGAGCTGTTCGACGAGTCCGGAAAGTTCCGCGAGGAGTTCGCCTCGCTCGCCCCCGAGGGAGAGCGGCGGATGAGCGACAACCCGCACGCCAACGGCGGGCTCCTGCTCCGCGACCTCAAGATGCCCGACTTCCACGACTACGCGGTCGAGGTGGCTTCGCCCGGCGCGACGAACGCCGAGTCGACGCGGGTCATGGGCAAGTTCCTCAAAGACGTCATGCAACGGAACCTGCCGAGCGAAAACTTCCGCCTGTTCAGCCCGGACGAGAGCAACTCGAACCGCTGGCAGGACGTCCTCGACGTCACGACCCGCTGCTACATGGCGGAGATCTATCCCGAGGACGACAAGCTCAGCCCGGACGGGCGTGTCATGGAAGTCCTCAGCGAGCACCAGTGCCAGGGGTGGCTGGAAGGCTACCTCCTGACCGGCCGGCACGGGTTCTTCTCGTGCTATGAGGCCTTCATCCACATCATCGACTCGATGTTCAACCAGCACGCCAAGTGGCTCAAGGTGTGCAACCACATCCCGTGGCGGCGGCCGATCGCCTCGCTGAACTACCTGCTGTCGAGCCACGTCTGGCGGCAGGACCACAACGGGTTCTCGCACCAGGACCCCGGGTTCATCGACCACGTCATCAACAAGAAGGCCGAAGTCGTCCGCGTCTATCTCCCGCCCGATGCCAACACGCTCCTCTCCGTCACGGACCACTGCCTGCGGAGCCGGAACTACATCAACGTCGTCGTCGCGGGGAAGCAGCCCGCGCCGCAGTGGCTGACGATGGACCAGGCGGTGAAGCACTGCACGCTGGGCCTGGGGATCTGGGAGTTCGCCAGCAGCGACAAGGGGTGCGAGCCGGATGTCGTCATGGCCTGCTGCGGCGACGTCCCGACGCTCGAGACCCTGGCGGCGGTCGACCTCCTGCGGCGGCACCTTCCGGACCTCAAGGTGCGGGTCGTCAACGTCGTGAACCTGATGAAGCTCCAGCATGCCGGGGAGCATCCGCACGGCCTGTCGGACGGAGACTTCGACGCGATCTTCACCAAGGACAAGCCGGTGATCTTCGCCTTCCACGGCTATCCGTGGCTGATCCACCGGCTGACCTACCGCCGCACCAACCATCGGAACATCCACGTCCGCGGCTACAAGGAGGAGGGGACGACCACGACCCCCTTCGACATGTGCGTCCTGAACCAGATCGACCGGTTCCACCTCGTCGGCGATGTCATCGACCGGCTCCCGCAGCTCGGAGCCCGGGCCGCCTACTTCAAGCAGGCGATCCAGGAGAAGCTGATCGAGCACAAGCACTACATCGCCGAGCACGGCGACGACATGCCCGCCGTCAGCGGCTGGAAGTGGGGAGACTACGCCAAGGGTGGCGCGGGCGACGGCCAGCGGGGGACGTCGACCGAAGGGGACAACGTGTAG
- a CDS encoding L-lactate dehydrogenase: MKVGVVGAGFVGATAAYAMVMRGVGRQIVLVDKNRDRAAAEADDIRHAVPFASPLNVIDGDYADLRQCRVVVLCAGVNQKPGESRLELLRRNSAVFAEVVPSILRAAPEAMLLVATNPVDVMTHIAARFAAESGVPASRVVGSGTMLDTARFRTLLGTHCGVDSHHVHGYVVGEHGDTEVLTWSLVTLGGMPLDEFLRLRGLRISEADRQEIDRKVRRAAYSIIAGKGATYYGIGSALARAVEVALHDQRAILTLCTPTADVAGVADVTVSLPRLFGGAGVLETFPLPLDPGEQAALHRSAETIREAITDLT; the protein is encoded by the coding sequence ATGAAAGTCGGAGTCGTGGGGGCCGGGTTCGTCGGCGCGACCGCGGCCTACGCCATGGTCATGCGCGGCGTCGGCCGGCAGATCGTCCTCGTCGACAAGAACCGCGACCGCGCCGCGGCCGAAGCGGACGACATCCGCCACGCCGTCCCCTTTGCCTCGCCGCTCAACGTGATCGACGGCGACTACGCGGACCTCCGCCAGTGCCGGGTCGTGGTCCTGTGTGCGGGGGTGAACCAGAAGCCCGGCGAATCCCGGCTGGAACTACTGCGGCGGAACTCGGCGGTCTTTGCGGAGGTCGTCCCCAGCATCCTGCGGGCCGCCCCGGAGGCGATGCTCCTTGTCGCCACGAATCCGGTCGACGTCATGACGCACATCGCCGCGCGGTTTGCGGCCGAGTCGGGAGTCCCCGCCTCGCGGGTCGTCGGCTCCGGAACGATGCTCGACACCGCCCGGTTCCGGACGCTCCTGGGGACGCACTGCGGCGTCGACTCGCACCACGTCCACGGCTACGTGGTCGGAGAGCACGGCGACACCGAGGTCCTGACCTGGTCGCTCGTGACCCTGGGGGGGATGCCGCTCGACGAGTTCCTGCGGCTCCGCGGACTGCGGATCAGCGAGGCGGACCGGCAGGAGATCGATCGCAAGGTCCGGCGGGCGGCGTACTCGATCATCGCCGGCAAGGGGGCGACTTATTATGGGATCGGCAGCGCGCTGGCCCGGGCGGTCGAGGTCGCGCTCCACGACCAGCGGGCGATCCTGACCCTCTGCACTCCGACGGCCGACGTGGCGGGGGTCGCGGACGTGACGGTCTCGCTCCCCCGGCTGTTCGGCGGCGCGGGGGTGCTCGAAACGTTTCCCCTGCCGCTCGATCCTGGGGAGCAGGCCGCTCTCCACCGCAGCGCGGAGACGATCCGGGAGGCGATCACGGACCTCACCTGA
- a CDS encoding HAD-IB family phosphatase, giving the protein MTFPQSVLDADKVIVSDFDGTMTEHDFYLLAIERLLPPDSPDFWSEYRAGTITHFEGLARYFAAIREPERRVREIIQQMNIDPGLGGAIRRLREAGWEVVVASAGCAWYIRQLLGEIDVPVFANPGRFVEGAGLVMEMPEPGPFRSENLGVDKTAIVQFLLDRHKTVAYAGDGFPDAPPARLVPDSLRFARGDLASVLTQEGKPFHPYRHWSDIVPLLLK; this is encoded by the coding sequence ATGACGTTTCCCCAGTCGGTCCTGGATGCGGACAAAGTGATCGTCAGCGACTTTGACGGCACGATGACCGAGCACGACTTCTATCTCCTGGCGATCGAGCGGCTGCTGCCCCCCGACTCGCCTGACTTCTGGAGCGAATACCGTGCGGGAACGATCACGCACTTCGAAGGGCTGGCCCGCTACTTCGCGGCGATCCGGGAGCCGGAGCGGCGGGTCCGGGAAATCATCCAGCAGATGAACATCGATCCCGGCCTCGGGGGGGCGATCCGCCGGCTCCGCGAGGCGGGCTGGGAAGTGGTCGTCGCTTCGGCCGGCTGCGCGTGGTACATCCGCCAGCTTCTCGGGGAGATCGACGTGCCGGTCTTCGCCAATCCGGGGCGGTTCGTCGAAGGGGCCGGCCTCGTGATGGAGATGCCGGAACCGGGTCCCTTCCGCAGCGAGAACCTCGGCGTCGACAAGACCGCGATCGTCCAGTTCCTGCTCGACCGCCACAAGACCGTCGCCTACGCCGGCGACGGTTTCCCGGACGCTCCGCCGGCCCGGCTCGTCCCCGATTCGCTGCGGTTTGCCCGCGGCGACCTGGCGAGCGTTCTGACCCAGGAGGGGAAGCCGTTTCACCCGTACCGGCACTGGTCCGACATTGTTCCCCTCCTGTTGAAGTGA